One Drosophila virilis strain 15010-1051.87 chromosome 5, Dvir_AGI_RSII-ME, whole genome shotgun sequence DNA window includes the following coding sequences:
- the BEAF-32 gene encoding uncharacterized protein BEAF-32 isoform X2, whose translation MHVEKKSELRSLLKSGDKRCKLVEPRNAKSCVWRFFNLVSCDDRIEPYACCKTCGDLLSYSGKTGTGSLLRHRCLHTTNEKTSRIAKAKVVREPLRVAKPKVDVHASIAGALPQKWEEYEQNDEVSEDIKDIIYSEDPLCYSPIQVVEDEMLDAGEKVTVVSSNRTTTNPVVATVVSAPTSAAKTLKNNLETSIERLTTVSEQLSYVIQQQQEEQQLKDDDYYFALSLVPIMRQLSVSRKLYVRSKIHEILYKESEETRTKTE comes from the exons ATGCACGTCGAAAAGAAATCGGAATTGAGAAGTCTTCTGAAATCGGGTGACAAGCGCTGTAAATTGGTGGAACCTCGAAACGCTAAGAGCTGCGTTTGGCGATTCTTTAACCTGGTGTCTTGTGATGATCGAATAGAGCCGTATGCCTGTTGTAAAACCTGTGGCGATCTTTTGTCGTACAGCGGGAAAACAGGAACTGGCAGTCTATTGCGCCATAGATGCTTGCACACGACTAACG AAAAAACTTCACGCATCGCCAAGGCTAAAGTTGTGCGTGAGCCGCTTCGGGTTGCGAAACCAAAAGTCGATGTGCATGCATCCATAGCTGGTGCGCTGCCCCAGAAGTGGGAGGAGTACGAGCAAAACGACGAGGTCAGCGAGGACATCAAGGACATTATATACAGTGAGGATCCGCTCTGCTACAGTCCCATACAAGTGGTCGAGGATGAAATGCTAGATGCTGGCGAAAAAGTCACCGTGGTGAGCAGCAACAGGACAACAACCAATCCAGTTGTTGCTACCGTGGTCTCAGCTCCCACAAGCGCTGcaaaaacattgaaaaacaaCTTGGAAACATCCATTGAACGGCTGACCACGGTCAGCGAGCAGCTAAGCTACGTTattcagcagcaacaggaggagcagcagctcaaGGATGATGACTATTATTTTGCGTTAAGCCTGGTACCCATAATGCGACAGCTGTCGGTCAGCCGTAAGCTTTACGTCCGCTCGAAAATCCATGAAATTTTGTACAAAGAGAGTGAGGAGACTAGAACTAAAACTGAATAA
- the BEAF-32 gene encoding uncharacterized protein BEAF-32 isoform X1 codes for MPKGRVSSVWQHYDINEECENFAVCRYCGNNISRGGMASNLKGNNTTNLWTHLRHKHADEVLVNPIQQRPISRPAVITLKKEKTSRIAKAKVVREPLRVAKPKVDVHASIAGALPQKWEEYEQNDEVSEDIKDIIYSEDPLCYSPIQVVEDEMLDAGEKVTVVSSNRTTTNPVVATVVSAPTSAAKTLKNNLETSIERLTTVSEQLSYVIQQQQEEQQLKDDDYYFALSLVPIMRQLSVSRKLYVRSKIHEILYKESEETRTKTE; via the exons atgcCTAAAGGTCGCGTTAGCAGTGTTTGGCAGCATTACGATATCAATGAGGAGTGCGAAAACTTTGCAGTTTGTCGCTATTGCGGCAATAATATATCGCGTGGTGGCATGGCCAGCAACCTGAAGGGTAACAACACCACCAATCTGTGGACACACTTGAGGCACAAGCACGCCGATGAGGTGCTGGTCAATCCCATACAACAACGCCCAATTAGCCGACCTGCAGTTATTACTTTAAAGAAAG AAAAAACTTCACGCATCGCCAAGGCTAAAGTTGTGCGTGAGCCGCTTCGGGTTGCGAAACCAAAAGTCGATGTGCATGCATCCATAGCTGGTGCGCTGCCCCAGAAGTGGGAGGAGTACGAGCAAAACGACGAGGTCAGCGAGGACATCAAGGACATTATATACAGTGAGGATCCGCTCTGCTACAGTCCCATACAAGTGGTCGAGGATGAAATGCTAGATGCTGGCGAAAAAGTCACCGTGGTGAGCAGCAACAGGACAACAACCAATCCAGTTGTTGCTACCGTGGTCTCAGCTCCCACAAGCGCTGcaaaaacattgaaaaacaaCTTGGAAACATCCATTGAACGGCTGACCACGGTCAGCGAGCAGCTAAGCTACGTTattcagcagcaacaggaggagcagcagctcaaGGATGATGACTATTATTTTGCGTTAAGCCTGGTACCCATAATGCGACAGCTGTCGGTCAGCCGTAAGCTTTACGTCCGCTCGAAAATCCATGAAATTTTGTACAAAGAGAGTGAGGAGACTAGAACTAAAACTGAATAA